A DNA window from Pseudomonas sp. B21-056 contains the following coding sequences:
- the ychF gene encoding redox-regulated ATPase YchF — protein MGFNCGIVGLPNVGKSTLFNALTKSGIAAENFPFCTIEPNSGIVPMPDSRLDALAAIVNPKRILPTTMEFVDIAGLVAGASKGEGLGNKFLANIRETDAIAHVVRCFEDENVIHVSNSVDPKRDIEIIDLELIFADLDSCEKQLQKVARNAKGGDKDAVVQKGLLEQLIAHFTEGKPARSLMKNMSTDEKLVIKGFHLLTTKPVMYIANVAEDGFENNPHLDVVKAIAEEEGAVVVPVCNKIEAEIAELDDGEEKDMFLEALGLEEPGLNRVIRAGYEMLHLQTYFTAGVEEVRAWTVRVGATAPQAAGVIHTDFEKGFIRAEVIAYNDFIQYKGEAGAKEAGKWRLEGKEYIVKDGDVMHFRFNV, from the coding sequence ATGGGATTCAATTGCGGCATCGTCGGCCTGCCTAACGTCGGCAAGTCCACCCTGTTCAACGCCCTGACCAAGTCCGGTATCGCGGCCGAGAACTTCCCCTTCTGCACGATCGAGCCGAACAGCGGTATCGTGCCGATGCCGGATTCGCGCCTGGACGCACTGGCGGCCATCGTCAACCCCAAGCGCATCCTGCCGACCACCATGGAGTTCGTCGACATCGCCGGCCTCGTTGCCGGCGCCTCGAAAGGTGAAGGCCTGGGCAACAAATTCCTGGCCAACATCCGTGAAACCGATGCCATCGCCCACGTGGTGCGCTGCTTCGAAGACGAGAACGTGATTCACGTCTCCAACAGCGTCGACCCGAAGCGCGACATCGAGATCATCGACCTGGAACTGATCTTCGCCGACCTCGACAGCTGCGAAAAACAACTGCAGAAAGTCGCCCGCAACGCCAAGGGTGGCGACAAGGATGCCGTGGTCCAGAAAGGCCTGCTGGAGCAATTGATCGCTCACTTCACCGAAGGCAAGCCTGCGCGCAGCCTGATGAAGAACATGAGCACCGACGAGAAGCTGGTGATCAAGGGCTTCCACCTGCTGACCACCAAGCCGGTCATGTACATCGCCAACGTCGCTGAAGACGGTTTCGAGAACAACCCACACCTGGACGTGGTCAAGGCCATCGCCGAAGAAGAAGGTGCCGTGGTGGTTCCGGTCTGCAACAAGATCGAAGCGGAAATCGCCGAGCTGGACGACGGCGAAGAGAAAGACATGTTCCTCGAGGCCCTGGGCCTGGAAGAGCCTGGCCTGAACCGTGTGATCCGCGCCGGCTATGAAATGCTTCACCTGCAGACCTACTTCACCGCCGGTGTCGAAGAAGTCCGCGCCTGGACCGTGCGCGTCGGTGCCACCGCACCACAAGCCGCCGGCGTGATCCACACCGACTTCGAAAAAGGCTTCATCCGTGCCGAAGTGATCGCGTACAACGACTTCATCCAGTACAAGGGCGAAGCCGGTGCCAAGGAAGCCGGTAAATGGCGCCTGGAAGGCAAGGAATACATCGTCAAGGATGGCGACGTGATGCACTTCCGCTTTAACGTCTGA
- the prfA gene encoding peptide chain release factor 1, producing the protein MKASLLNKLDILQDRFEELTALLGDGEVISDQNKFRTYSKEYAEVEPIVATYKQLLKVQDDLAGAQALLKDSDPDLREMAVEEVREAKEQLVELESNLQRMLLPKDPNDGRNVFLEIRAGTGGDEAAIFSGDLFRMYSRYAERRGWRVEILSENEGEHGGYKEVIARVEGDNVYGKLKFESGAHRVQRVPATESQGRIHTSACTVAVLPEPDEQEAIEINPADLRVDTYRSSGAGGQHVNKTDSAIRITHLPSGIVVECQEERSQHKNRARAMAWLSAKLNDQQTSAAASAIASERKLLVGSGDRSERIRTYNFAQGRVTDHRVNLTLYSLDEILAGGVDAVIEPLLAEYQADQLAAIGE; encoded by the coding sequence ATGAAAGCGTCACTGCTCAATAAACTGGACATCCTCCAGGATCGTTTCGAAGAACTGACCGCCTTGCTGGGCGATGGCGAAGTCATTTCCGACCAGAACAAGTTCCGCACCTATTCCAAGGAATACGCGGAAGTCGAGCCGATTGTCGCGACCTATAAACAGTTGCTCAAGGTGCAGGACGACCTCGCCGGTGCCCAGGCGCTGCTCAAGGACAGCGACCCGGACCTGCGGGAAATGGCGGTAGAGGAAGTGCGTGAGGCCAAGGAGCAACTGGTCGAACTGGAAAGCAACCTGCAACGCATGCTGCTGCCCAAGGACCCGAACGACGGGCGTAACGTGTTCCTGGAAATCCGTGCCGGTACCGGCGGCGATGAGGCAGCGATCTTTTCCGGCGACCTGTTTCGCATGTATTCGCGCTACGCCGAACGGCGTGGCTGGCGGGTGGAGATCCTGTCGGAGAACGAAGGTGAGCATGGCGGCTATAAGGAAGTCATCGCCCGGGTCGAAGGCGACAACGTCTACGGCAAGCTGAAGTTCGAATCAGGCGCTCACCGTGTGCAGCGCGTGCCGGCCACTGAGTCCCAGGGCCGTATCCATACCTCGGCCTGCACGGTGGCGGTATTGCCCGAACCTGACGAGCAGGAAGCCATCGAAATCAACCCGGCGGACCTGCGGGTCGACACCTACCGCTCCTCCGGCGCGGGCGGCCAGCACGTCAACAAGACCGACTCGGCGATCCGCATCACCCACTTGCCTTCGGGCATCGTGGTGGAGTGCCAGGAAGAGCGTTCCCAGCACAAGAACCGGGCCCGGGCCATGGCCTGGCTGTCGGCCAAGCTCAATGACCAGCAGACCAGTGCCGCGGCCAGTGCCATTGCCAGCGAGCGCAAGTTGCTGGTGGGCTCGGGTGACCGCTCCGAGCGTATTCGCACCTACAACTTCGCCCAGGGTCGGGTCACCGATCACCGGGTCAACCTGACCCTGTATTCCCTGGATGAAATCCTGGCCGGCGGTGTCGATGCGGTGATCGAACCGCTGCTGGCCGAGTACCAGGCCGACCAGTTGGCTGCGATTGGCGAGTAA
- the ispE gene encoding 4-(cytidine 5'-diphospho)-2-C-methyl-D-erythritol kinase, translated as MTAVRLTLPSPAKLNLMLHILGRRPDGYHELQTIFQFLDYGDEITFAVRQDGVICLHTEFEGVPHDSNLIVKAAKKLQEQSGCPLGIDIWIEKILPMGGGIGGGSSNAATTLLGLNHLWQLDWDVDQLAALGLTLGADVPVFVRGHAAFAEGVGEKLTPVEPEEPWYLVLVPQVSVSTAEIFSDPLLTRNSPPIKVRPVPKGNSRNDCLPVVARRYPDVRNALNLLGKFTEAKLTGTGSCVFGGFPSKAEADKVSALLTETLTGFVAKGSNVSMLHRKLQSLL; from the coding sequence ATGACCGCTGTGCGCCTGACCCTGCCCTCCCCGGCCAAGCTCAACCTGATGTTGCACATCCTGGGTCGTCGTCCGGACGGTTACCACGAGCTACAGACGATTTTCCAGTTCCTGGACTACGGCGATGAAATCACCTTCGCCGTGCGCCAGGACGGTGTCATTTGCCTGCACACCGAGTTCGAAGGCGTTCCCCACGACAGCAACCTGATCGTCAAGGCCGCAAAAAAACTCCAGGAGCAATCCGGTTGTCCGCTGGGCATCGACATCTGGATCGAAAAAATCCTGCCCATGGGCGGCGGTATCGGTGGCGGCAGCTCGAATGCGGCGACGACCCTGCTCGGGCTCAATCACCTGTGGCAGTTGGATTGGGACGTGGATCAACTGGCGGCGCTGGGCCTGACGCTGGGGGCCGACGTGCCGGTTTTCGTGCGTGGCCACGCGGCTTTTGCCGAGGGCGTCGGGGAAAAACTCACGCCGGTGGAACCCGAGGAACCCTGGTACCTCGTACTGGTGCCGCAAGTCTCTGTAAGTACAGCAGAAATTTTTTCAGATCCACTGTTGACACGTAACTCTCCTCCCATTAAAGTGCGCCCCGTTCCCAAGGGAAACAGTCGAAATGACTGCTTGCCGGTGGTAGCAAGGCGTTACCCAGATGTTCGTAACGCTTTGAATTTGTTAGGTAAATTTACCGAAGCAAAACTCACCGGAACTGGAAGTTGTGTGTTTGGGGGCTTCCCAAGCAAAGCTGAAGCTGATAAAGTCTCGGCCCTTCTGACAGAGACCCTTACAGGGTTTGTAGCGAAAGGAAGCAACGTTTCGATGTTGCATCGCAAGCTGCAAAGTCTGCTCTAA
- a CDS encoding ribose-phosphate pyrophosphokinase — translation MSKMMVFTGNANPDLARRVVRQLHIPLGDISVGKFSDGEITAEINENVRGKDVFIIQPTCAPTNDNLMELVVMADAFRRSSATRITAVIPYFGYARQDRRPRSARVAISAKVVADMLTVVGIDRVLTVDLHADQIQGFFDIPVDNIYGSPVLVDDIEDQRFENLMIVSPDIGGVVRARAVAKSLGVDLGIIDKRREKANHSEVMHIIGDVEGRTCILVDDMVDTAGTLCHAAKALKEHGAAKVFAYCTHPVLSGRAIENIENSVLDELVVTNTIPLSAAAQACVRIRQLDIAPVVAEAVRRISNEESISAMFR, via the coding sequence GTGTCCAAGATGATGGTCTTTACGGGGAACGCTAACCCCGATCTGGCTCGGCGTGTCGTACGTCAGCTGCATATCCCTCTCGGTGACATTTCTGTCGGTAAGTTCTCCGACGGCGAAATCACTGCCGAGATCAATGAAAACGTTCGCGGTAAAGACGTCTTCATTATTCAGCCGACTTGCGCTCCGACCAACGATAACCTGATGGAACTCGTCGTGATGGCTGATGCCTTCCGCCGTTCCTCGGCTACTCGTATCACTGCTGTTATTCCTTACTTTGGTTATGCCCGCCAGGATCGCCGTCCGCGTTCCGCGCGTGTGGCAATCAGCGCGAAAGTCGTGGCTGACATGCTCACCGTCGTCGGTATCGACCGTGTGCTCACGGTTGACCTGCATGCTGACCAGATCCAGGGCTTCTTCGATATTCCCGTGGACAACATCTACGGCTCCCCGGTCCTGGTGGATGACATTGAAGATCAGCGCTTCGAAAACCTGATGATCGTGTCCCCGGACATTGGCGGCGTCGTGCGTGCACGTGCGGTGGCCAAATCCCTGGGCGTTGATCTGGGTATCATCGACAAACGCCGTGAGAAAGCCAATCACTCCGAAGTGATGCATATCATCGGCGACGTCGAAGGGCGTACCTGTATCCTGGTTGACGACATGGTCGACACCGCCGGCACCCTGTGCCATGCGGCCAAGGCCTTGAAAGAGCATGGCGCTGCCAAGGTCTTTGCCTACTGCACACACCCTGTGCTGTCGGGTCGGGCAATCGAGAACATTGAGAATTCCGTGCTGGACGAGCTGGTGGTGACCAACACCATCCCGCTGTCCGCTGCTGCACAAGCCTGTGTCCGTATCCGTCAACTGGATATCGCGCCGGTGGTTGCCGAGGCGGTTCGCCGCATCAGCAATGAAGAATCGATCAGCGCGATGTTCCGCTAA
- the hemA gene encoding glutamyl-tRNA reductase, with protein MAFLALGINHKTASVDVRERVAFTPEQLVEALQQLCRLTESREAAILSTCNRSELYIEQDHISADAVLRWLAEYHNLSLEELRASAYVHEDDAAVRHMMRVASGLDSLVLGEPQILGQMKSAYAVAREAGTVGPLLGRLFQATFNAAKQVRTDTAIGENPVSVAFAAVSLAKQIFSDLQRSQALLIGAGETITLVARHLHDLGVKRIVVANRTLERASTLAEQFGAHAVLLSDIPAELVHSDIVISSTASQLPILGKGAVESALKLRKHKPIFMVDIAVPRDIEPEVGELDDVYLYSVDDLHEVVAENLKSRQGAAQAAEEMITVGAEDFMVRLRELAAVDVLKAYRQQSERLRDEELQKAQRLLANGGSAEEVLVQLARGLTNKLLHAPSVQLKKLTAEGRLDALAMAQELFALGEGSPDSFSDKKS; from the coding sequence ATGGCCTTCCTTGCACTTGGTATCAACCACAAGACTGCTTCAGTAGACGTCCGCGAGCGCGTGGCCTTTACGCCTGAGCAGCTGGTGGAGGCCCTGCAGCAGCTCTGCCGACTCACCGAGAGCCGCGAGGCTGCGATCCTTTCTACCTGCAATCGCAGTGAGCTCTATATAGAACAGGATCACATTTCGGCCGACGCCGTGCTGCGCTGGCTGGCCGAATACCACAATCTGAGCCTTGAAGAGCTGCGCGCCAGTGCCTATGTGCATGAAGACGATGCGGCCGTTCGTCACATGATGCGCGTTGCCTCCGGGCTCGATTCGCTGGTGCTGGGCGAACCGCAGATCCTCGGCCAGATGAAGTCGGCCTATGCCGTGGCTCGCGAGGCCGGTACCGTCGGTCCGTTGCTGGGGCGGCTGTTCCAAGCCACGTTCAACGCCGCCAAGCAGGTCCGCACCGACACCGCCATCGGCGAGAACCCGGTGTCCGTGGCGTTTGCCGCCGTCAGCCTGGCAAAACAGATTTTCAGCGATCTACAACGCAGTCAGGCGCTGCTGATCGGCGCCGGCGAGACGATCACCCTGGTCGCCCGCCACCTGCACGACCTGGGGGTCAAGCGCATCGTTGTCGCCAACCGGACCCTGGAGCGGGCCAGTACCCTGGCAGAACAGTTCGGCGCCCATGCGGTGCTGCTGTCGGATATCCCGGCCGAGCTGGTGCACAGCGACATCGTCATCAGCTCCACCGCCAGCCAGTTGCCGATCCTGGGCAAGGGCGCGGTGGAAAGCGCCCTGAAGCTGCGCAAGCACAAGCCGATCTTCATGGTGGACATTGCCGTACCCCGGGACATCGAGCCGGAAGTCGGTGAACTGGACGACGTCTACCTCTACAGCGTCGACGACCTGCACGAAGTGGTCGCTGAAAACCTCAAGAGCCGGCAGGGGGCGGCCCAGGCGGCGGAAGAGATGATCACCGTCGGCGCCGAAGATTTCATGGTGCGCCTGCGCGAGCTGGCCGCGGTGGATGTGCTCAAGGCCTATCGTCAGCAGAGCGAACGCCTGCGTGATGAAGAGTTGCAAAAGGCCCAGCGCCTGTTGGCCAATGGCGGCAGCGCTGAAGAGGTGCTGGTGCAACTGGCCCGCGGCCTGACCAATAAACTGCTCCACGCCCCCAGTGTCCAGCTCAAGAAACTGACCGCCGAGGGCCGCCTCGATGCACTGGCCATGGCCCAGGAACTCTTTGCCCTCGGTGAGGGTTCACCGGATAGCTTTTCGGATAAGAAATCGTAA
- the pth gene encoding aminoacyl-tRNA hydrolase, whose product MTAIKLIVGLGNPGTEYEQTRHNAGALFVERIAHAQGVSLAADRKYFGLTGRFSHQGQDVRLLIPTTYMNRSGQAVAALAGFFRIKPEEILVAHDELDLPPGVAKLKQGGGHGGHNGLRDIIAQLGNQNTFYRLRLGIGHPGVASMVSNFVLGRAPRAEQEKLDASIDFALGVLPDILAGEWNRAMKNLHSQKA is encoded by the coding sequence GTGACTGCCATCAAACTGATCGTTGGCCTGGGAAATCCAGGCACCGAATACGAACAGACCCGGCATAACGCAGGGGCCCTTTTTGTTGAGCGCATCGCGCACGCACAAGGCGTCAGCCTGGCGGCCGATCGCAAGTATTTCGGCCTGACCGGACGCTTCTCGCATCAAGGTCAGGATGTTCGCCTGTTGATCCCCACCACCTACATGAACCGCAGCGGCCAGGCCGTGGCGGCATTGGCTGGTTTCTTTCGCATCAAGCCTGAAGAAATCCTGGTGGCCCACGACGAACTCGATCTGCCTCCGGGCGTTGCCAAGCTCAAGCAGGGCGGCGGCCATGGCGGTCACAACGGGTTGCGCGACATCATCGCGCAGCTGGGTAACCAGAATACCTTTTACCGCCTGCGGCTTGGCATCGGCCACCCGGGCGTCGCCAGCATGGTTTCAAATTTTGTCCTGGGTCGCGCGCCTCGCGCCGAACAGGAAAAACTCGATGCCAGCATCGACTTTGCCCTCGGCGTGCTGCCGGATATCCTCGCCGGTGAATGGAACCGCGCGATGAAAAACCTGCACAGCCAGAAGGCCTGA
- a CDS encoding DUF3592 domain-containing protein, translated as MANHPPSRLGKILRGLLFALIGIGLLGIAVHLTLDRREFLAHAQIADGVVSHLNAGGSHPEIVFTTGSGEKVSYPQGGFIFGYRQDQPVRVHYLPEQPAGSAIVDDPAALWGTSGVLGCMGLVFAIFGLLEVIRLRGRGAVHSHKGL; from the coding sequence ATGGCCAACCATCCCCCATCACGCCTCGGGAAGATATTGCGGGGCCTGCTGTTTGCCCTGATCGGTATCGGCTTGTTGGGCATTGCCGTCCACCTCACACTTGATCGACGCGAGTTCCTCGCTCACGCACAGATCGCCGATGGTGTCGTCAGCCACTTGAATGCCGGTGGCTCGCATCCCGAGATTGTCTTTACCACCGGCAGCGGTGAAAAAGTTTCCTACCCCCAGGGCGGTTTTATCTTCGGCTATCGACAGGACCAGCCGGTGCGGGTGCATTACTTGCCCGAGCAGCCGGCTGGCAGCGCCATCGTCGATGACCCGGCCGCACTCTGGGGCACCTCCGGGGTATTGGGCTGCATGGGCCTGGTGTTCGCCATTTTCGGTCTGCTGGAAGTCATCCGCCTGCGTGGTCGCGGTGCGGTTCATTCACATAAAGGACTTTGA
- the lolB gene encoding lipoprotein insertase outer membrane protein LolB → MFLRHLIVFSFIALLAGCAGFGARESVQGHGNPAQWREHKEQLSGLDGWQIDGKIGIRAPKDSGSGTLFWLQRQDYYDIRLSGPLGRGAARLTGRPGQVSLEVANQGRYEAPTPEALLEEQLGWKLPVSHLTWWVRGLPAPDSKSRLTLDADSRLSNLEQDDWQIEYLSYAQQNGYWLPERIKLHGSDLDVTLVIKQWQPRKLGQ, encoded by the coding sequence ATGTTTTTGCGCCACCTCATCGTTTTCAGCTTCATCGCCCTGCTCGCCGGCTGTGCGGGCTTCGGTGCCCGCGAATCGGTCCAGGGCCACGGTAACCCGGCCCAGTGGCGCGAGCACAAAGAGCAACTGAGCGGCCTGGATGGCTGGCAGATCGACGGTAAGATCGGCATCCGCGCCCCGAAAGATTCGGGTAGCGGCACGCTGTTCTGGCTGCAACGCCAGGACTACTACGACATTCGCCTGTCCGGCCCACTGGGGCGCGGCGCGGCGCGCCTGACCGGCCGGCCGGGGCAGGTTTCGCTGGAAGTCGCCAACCAGGGCCGCTACGAGGCGCCTACCCCGGAAGCCTTGCTGGAAGAGCAATTGGGCTGGAAGTTGCCGGTCTCCCATCTGACCTGGTGGGTGCGCGGGCTGCCGGCGCCGGACAGCAAAAGCCGCCTGACCCTCGACGCCGACAGCCGCCTGTCCAACCTGGAACAGGACGACTGGCAGATCGAATACCTCAGCTATGCCCAGCAGAACGGCTACTGGCTGCCGGAGCGGATCAAGCTGCACGGCAGCGACCTCGACGTCACGCTGGTGATCAAGCAATGGCAGCCGCGCAAGCTGGGGCAATGA
- a CDS encoding LysE family translocator, giving the protein MVNYGLFLILATLTVLSPGPGVVLTISNALRHGWSGALPGIFGIALGAFVVAAASATSVGLILATSATAFTVLKYVGALYLLYLGVKMWRMRRFIPELKVTSSRPWRRFVGALSIQLLNPKAGFFFLAVFPQFIKPGDDYYSQFFLLVSSYGLLVVLVHTGYALMANGVRGWLSTKRGAGIVGKLSGTTFFCFGVLMASASK; this is encoded by the coding sequence ATGGTTAATTACGGACTGTTTCTGATTCTGGCCACCCTGACCGTGCTCAGCCCGGGCCCGGGGGTGGTGCTGACGATTTCCAACGCTTTGCGCCATGGTTGGAGCGGTGCATTGCCCGGCATCTTCGGCATCGCGCTGGGGGCGTTTGTGGTAGCGGCTGCTTCCGCCACCAGTGTCGGACTGATCCTTGCTACATCCGCCACCGCGTTCACCGTCCTCAAATACGTCGGTGCACTGTACCTGTTGTACCTTGGGGTCAAGATGTGGCGCATGAGGCGTTTCATCCCGGAACTCAAGGTCACGTCGTCGCGTCCGTGGCGACGATTCGTCGGAGCGCTGTCGATCCAGCTGTTGAATCCCAAGGCTGGTTTCTTCTTTCTTGCCGTCTTCCCCCAGTTCATCAAACCGGGGGATGACTACTACAGCCAGTTCTTCCTGCTGGTGTCCTCCTATGGCTTGCTCGTCGTACTGGTTCATACCGGATATGCCCTTATGGCCAACGGTGTCAGGGGCTGGCTCTCCACGAAGAGGGGCGCAGGGATCGTTGGCAAGCTGTCGGGTACTACCTTTTTCTGCTTTGGAGTGTTGATGGCTTCGGCCAGCAAATGA
- a CDS encoding 50S ribosomal protein L25/general stress protein Ctc: MTDFILNAQARTDLGKGASRRLRRLASQVPAVVYGGDKAPESITMLAKEVAKLFEDEAAFSHVIELNVDGKKQNVIVKAMQRHPAKQFIMHADFIRVVAGQKLTATVPVHFINEAAPVKKGGEISHVTSELEVSCLPKDLPEFIEVDLADAEIGTIVHLSDLKAPKGVEFVALAHGDDKAVANVHAPRVAPEATEGAAE, translated from the coding sequence ATGACTGATTTCATCCTGAACGCCCAAGCGCGTACCGACCTGGGGAAAGGTGCGAGCCGCCGCCTGCGTCGTCTCGCCAGCCAGGTTCCTGCCGTTGTATACGGTGGTGACAAGGCCCCTGAGTCCATCACCATGCTGGCCAAGGAAGTTGCCAAGCTGTTCGAAGACGAGGCTGCTTTCAGCCACGTAATCGAGCTGAACGTTGATGGCAAGAAGCAGAACGTCATCGTTAAAGCGATGCAGCGTCACCCGGCCAAGCAGTTCATCATGCACGCCGACTTCATTCGCGTCGTGGCTGGTCAGAAACTGACCGCTACCGTTCCAGTGCACTTCATCAACGAAGCTGCCCCGGTCAAGAAAGGCGGCGAAATCTCGCACGTAACTTCCGAGCTGGAAGTTTCCTGCCTGCCGAAAGACCTGCCTGAGTTCATCGAAGTCGACCTGGCTGACGCCGAAATCGGCACCATCGTTCATCTGTCTGACCTCAAGGCCCCTAAAGGCGTTGAGTTCGTTGCCCTGGCACACGGTGATGACAAGGCTGTTGCCAACGTCCACGCTCCACGTGTTGCTCCAGAAGCTACCGAAGGCGCTGCAGAGTAA
- a CDS encoding tetratricopeptide repeat protein, which yields MNRSSALLLALALLSGCQSMAPVSTDGTPPVDDSTQAPEKPKVYGSFSEETIFSLLSAELAGQRNRFDIALDNYVTQAINTQDPGISERAFRIAEYLGADQAALDTAMIWARNAPDDLEAQRAAAVQLARAGRYDDSMAYMEKVLQGKGDTHFDFLALSAADTDQETRSGLMKSFDRLLQRHPNNGQLIFGKALLLQQDGDAQGALTLLEDNPPEAGEVAPILLRARLLQGLNRGDEALPLLEKSIKKYPDDKRLRLTYARMLVENNRMDDAKVEFSSLVQQYPEDDELRYSLALVCLEAKAWDEARGYLEDLIARESHVDSAHLNLGRIAEERNDPESALLEYAQVGPGNDYLPAQLRQADILMGNGKTAEAQSRLAVQRDAQPDYGIQLYLIEAETLSANNQSDKAWNVLQQALKQYPDDLNLLYTRAMLAEKRNDLAQMEKDLRLIIQRDPDNAMALNALGYTLSDRTTRYAEAKVLIEQAHQLNPEDPAVLDSLGWVNFRLGNLEEAERLLRQALERFPDQEVAAHLGEVLWAAGKQREARQIWSKFLKDQPDSPILRSTIKRLTGSETL from the coding sequence ATGAATAGATCTTCCGCGTTGCTCCTCGCTCTTGCCTTGCTCAGCGGCTGCCAGTCCATGGCCCCCGTTTCGACGGACGGTACGCCGCCGGTCGATGACAGCACCCAGGCACCTGAAAAACCCAAGGTCTACGGCTCGTTCAGCGAAGAAACCATCTTCAGCCTGTTGAGCGCCGAACTGGCAGGCCAGCGCAATCGCTTCGACATTGCGCTGGACAACTACGTGACCCAGGCCATCAATACCCAGGACCCGGGCATCTCCGAGCGGGCGTTCCGCATCGCCGAGTACCTGGGGGCCGACCAGGCCGCGCTGGATACCGCGATGATCTGGGCCCGCAATGCCCCGGACGACCTCGAAGCGCAACGCGCCGCCGCCGTGCAACTGGCACGCGCCGGGCGCTATGACGACTCCATGGCTTATATGGAGAAAGTCCTGCAGGGCAAGGGTGACACCCACTTCGATTTCCTCGCGCTGTCGGCTGCCGATACCGACCAGGAAACCCGCAGCGGCTTGATGAAAAGCTTCGACCGGCTGCTGCAACGCCATCCGAACAACGGTCAGTTGATTTTCGGCAAGGCCCTGCTGCTGCAACAGGATGGCGACGCCCAAGGCGCCCTCACCCTGCTGGAGGACAACCCGCCGGAAGCCGGCGAAGTGGCGCCGATCCTGCTGCGTGCTCGCCTGCTGCAAGGCTTGAACCGTGGCGACGAAGCATTGCCGCTGCTGGAAAAAAGCATCAAGAAGTATCCGGACGACAAGCGCCTGCGCCTCACCTATGCCCGCATGCTGGTGGAAAACAACCGCATGGACGATGCCAAGGTGGAGTTCTCCAGCCTGGTCCAGCAATACCCCGAAGACGACGAACTGCGTTACTCCCTGGCACTGGTCTGCCTGGAAGCCAAGGCCTGGGATGAGGCCAGGGGCTATCTGGAAGACCTGATCGCCAGGGAAAGCCATGTCGATTCGGCCCACCTGAACCTGGGGCGCATCGCAGAGGAACGCAACGACCCGGAAAGCGCGCTGCTCGAGTACGCCCAGGTCGGCCCAGGCAACGACTACCTGCCGGCGCAGTTGCGCCAGGCCGATATCCTGATGGGCAACGGCAAGACGGCCGAAGCCCAGAGCCGCCTGGCCGTGCAGCGCGACGCCCAGCCGGACTATGGCATCCAGTTGTACCTGATCGAAGCCGAAACCCTGTCGGCCAACAATCAGAGCGACAAGGCCTGGAACGTGCTGCAACAGGCCTTGAAACAATACCCGGACGATCTGAACCTGCTGTATACCCGCGCCATGCTGGCGGAAAAACGCAACGACCTGGCCCAGATGGAAAAAGACCTGCGCCTGATCATCCAGCGCGACCCCGACAACGCCATGGCCCTCAACGCCCTCGGCTATACCCTGTCGGACCGTACCACCCGCTACGCCGAAGCCAAGGTCCTGATCGAACAGGCCCACCAGCTCAACCCGGAAGACCCGGCGGTGCTCGACAGCCTCGGCTGGGTGAATTTCCGCCTGGGCAACCTCGAAGAAGCCGAGCGCCTGCTGCGCCAGGCCCTGGAGCGTTTTCCCGATCAGGAAGTCGCCGCACACCTGGGCGAAGTCCTGTGGGCCGCCGGCAAACAACGCGAGGCCCGGCAGATCTGGAGCAAGTTCCTCAAGGACCAGCCCGACAGCCCCATCCTGCGCAGCACCATCAAACGCCTGACCGGATCAGAGACCCTTTAA